The proteins below come from a single Dermacentor albipictus isolate Rhodes 1998 colony chromosome 7, USDA_Dalb.pri_finalv2, whole genome shotgun sequence genomic window:
- the alph gene encoding protein phosphatase 1A isoform X2: MLWRGTRFSSETSDSMCYIIRGPSSKRRLFTSGKMGAFLDKPKVEKHTEGGQGNGLRYALASMQGWRVEMEDAHCAMVGLPCGLDRWSFFAVFDGHAGARVSAHCAQNLLDAIIQTDEFAQTVASTSDVGEGGEELAERVATGIRRGFLCLDDQMRALPEVASGEDKSGSTAVCALISPSHVYFANCGDSRALLCRNGQPAFTTRDHKPINPGEKERIQRAGGSVMIQRVNGSLAVSRALGDFEYKQVAGRGPCEQLVSPEPEVTVQARDTSSDEFLVLACDGIWDVMSNEELCHFVHHQLCISHNLEELCAAVIDICLYRGSKDNMSIVLVLFPGAPSVSDEALQHDRELNQLIEKRITEIVSEGSDAELNNIIQALAEEDLPGLPPGGGILAKRSFIEEVYSKLKPPSTSSESVKSQSQDCEQAEEAANH, encoded by the exons ATGTTGTGGAGAGGGACCCGTTTCAGCTCTGAAACGTCAGATTCAATGTGCTATATTATTCG GGGTCCGTCGTCCAAGCGGCGGCTCTTCACCAGTGGGAAGATGGGTGCCTTCCTGGACAAGCCCAAGGTGGAGAAGCACACAGAGGGGGGCCAAGGCAATGGACTGCGATACGCTCTGGCCAGCATGCAGGGCTGGCGCGTCGAGATGGAGGACGCCCACTGCGCCATGGTGGGCCTGCCCTGCGGCCTGGACCGCTGGAGCTTCTTTGCAGTCTTCGACGGGCACGCGGGCGCCCGTGTGTCGGCCCACTGCGCCCAGAACCTGCTGGATGCCATCATCCAGACGGATGAGTTTGCCCAGACCGTGGCCTCCACCTCAGACGTTGGAGAG GGCGGGGAGGAGCTGGCGGAGCGGGTGGCCACCGGCATCCGCCGGGGCTTTCTCTGCCTCGATGACCAGATGCGCGCTTTACCCGAGGTGGCCTCGGGGGAGGACAAGAGCGGCTCGACGGCCGTCTGTGCTCTCATCTCGCCCAGCCACGTCTACTTCGCCAACTGTGGTGACTCGCGCGCCCTCCTGTGCCGGAACGGCCAACCGGCCTTCACGACCCGTGACCACAAGCCAATCAATCCCGGGGAGAAGGAGCGCATCCAACGGGCTGGCGGGTCTGTTATGATTCAGCGGGTCAATGGCTCCTTGGCGGTCTCGCGAGCCTTGGGAGACTTTGAGTACAAACAG GTGGCTGGAAGGGGCCCCTGCGAGCAGTTGGTGTCACCAGAGCCTGAAGTGACGGTACAGGCGCGGGACACGTCGTCAGATGAGTTCCTGGTGCTCGCGTGCGACGGCATCTGGGACGTGATGAGCAACGAAGAGCTGTGCCACTTTGTACACCACCAGCTCTGCATCTCGCACAACCTTGAAGAGCTCTGCGCTGCCGTCATTGACATCTGCCTCTACCGG GGGAGTAAGGACAACATGAGCATTGTCCTTGTGCTGTTTCCCGGTGCTCCATCGGTGAGTGACGAGGCACTGCAACATGACCGCGAACTGAATCAGCTCATTGAGAAGAGGATCACAG AGATAGTTTCGGAGGGCTCTGACGCAGAGCTGAACAACATCATCCAGGCACTTGCTGAGGAAGACCTGCCCGGCCTCCCTCCCGGTGGAGGAATTCTCGCCAA GAGGAGTTTCATCGAGGAAGTGTACAGCAAGTTAAAACCCCCGTCCACGTCATCAGAGTCG GTGAAGAGCCAGTCACAGGATTGTGAACAAGCAGAGGAAGCAGCAAACCATTGA
- the alph gene encoding protein phosphatase 1A isoform X3, translating to MGAFLDKPKVEKHTEGGQGNGLRYALASMQGWRVEMEDAHCAMVGLPCGLDRWSFFAVFDGHAGARVSAHCAQNLLDAIIQTDEFAQTVASTSDVGEGGEELAERVATGIRRGFLCLDDQMRALPEVASGEDKSGSTAVCALISPSHVYFANCGDSRALLCRNGQPAFTTRDHKPINPGEKERIQRAGGSVMIQRVNGSLAVSRALGDFEYKQVAGRGPCEQLVSPEPEVTVQARDTSSDEFLVLACDGIWDVMSNEELCHFVHHQLCISHNLEELCAAVIDICLYRGSKDNMSIVLVLFPGAPSVSDEALQHDRELNQLIEKRITEIVSEGSDAELNNIIQALAEEDLPGLPPGGGILAKRSFIEEVYSKLKPPSTSSESVKSQSQDCEQAEEAANH from the exons ATGGGTGCCTTCCTGGACAAGCCCAAGGTGGAGAAGCACACAGAGGGGGGCCAAGGCAATGGACTGCGATACGCTCTGGCCAGCATGCAGGGCTGGCGCGTCGAGATGGAGGACGCCCACTGCGCCATGGTGGGCCTGCCCTGCGGCCTGGACCGCTGGAGCTTCTTTGCAGTCTTCGACGGGCACGCGGGCGCCCGTGTGTCGGCCCACTGCGCCCAGAACCTGCTGGATGCCATCATCCAGACGGATGAGTTTGCCCAGACCGTGGCCTCCACCTCAGACGTTGGAGAG GGCGGGGAGGAGCTGGCGGAGCGGGTGGCCACCGGCATCCGCCGGGGCTTTCTCTGCCTCGATGACCAGATGCGCGCTTTACCCGAGGTGGCCTCGGGGGAGGACAAGAGCGGCTCGACGGCCGTCTGTGCTCTCATCTCGCCCAGCCACGTCTACTTCGCCAACTGTGGTGACTCGCGCGCCCTCCTGTGCCGGAACGGCCAACCGGCCTTCACGACCCGTGACCACAAGCCAATCAATCCCGGGGAGAAGGAGCGCATCCAACGGGCTGGCGGGTCTGTTATGATTCAGCGGGTCAATGGCTCCTTGGCGGTCTCGCGAGCCTTGGGAGACTTTGAGTACAAACAG GTGGCTGGAAGGGGCCCCTGCGAGCAGTTGGTGTCACCAGAGCCTGAAGTGACGGTACAGGCGCGGGACACGTCGTCAGATGAGTTCCTGGTGCTCGCGTGCGACGGCATCTGGGACGTGATGAGCAACGAAGAGCTGTGCCACTTTGTACACCACCAGCTCTGCATCTCGCACAACCTTGAAGAGCTCTGCGCTGCCGTCATTGACATCTGCCTCTACCGG GGGAGTAAGGACAACATGAGCATTGTCCTTGTGCTGTTTCCCGGTGCTCCATCGGTGAGTGACGAGGCACTGCAACATGACCGCGAACTGAATCAGCTCATTGAGAAGAGGATCACAG AGATAGTTTCGGAGGGCTCTGACGCAGAGCTGAACAACATCATCCAGGCACTTGCTGAGGAAGACCTGCCCGGCCTCCCTCCCGGTGGAGGAATTCTCGCCAA GAGGAGTTTCATCGAGGAAGTGTACAGCAAGTTAAAACCCCCGTCCACGTCATCAGAGTCG GTGAAGAGCCAGTCACAGGATTGTGAACAAGCAGAGGAAGCAGCAAACCATTGA
- the alph gene encoding protein phosphatase 1A isoform X1, which translates to MCSWRPHPVSQGFSPRLHRLLWFSQGPSSKRRLFTSGKMGAFLDKPKVEKHTEGGQGNGLRYALASMQGWRVEMEDAHCAMVGLPCGLDRWSFFAVFDGHAGARVSAHCAQNLLDAIIQTDEFAQTVASTSDVGEGGEELAERVATGIRRGFLCLDDQMRALPEVASGEDKSGSTAVCALISPSHVYFANCGDSRALLCRNGQPAFTTRDHKPINPGEKERIQRAGGSVMIQRVNGSLAVSRALGDFEYKQVAGRGPCEQLVSPEPEVTVQARDTSSDEFLVLACDGIWDVMSNEELCHFVHHQLCISHNLEELCAAVIDICLYRGSKDNMSIVLVLFPGAPSVSDEALQHDRELNQLIEKRITEIVSEGSDAELNNIIQALAEEDLPGLPPGGGILAKRSFIEEVYSKLKPPSTSSESVKSQSQDCEQAEEAANH; encoded by the exons ATGTGTAGCTGGCGTCCACATCCAGTGAGCCAAGGCTTCTCGCCACGCTTGCACCGGCTTCTTTGGTTCAGCCA GGGTCCGTCGTCCAAGCGGCGGCTCTTCACCAGTGGGAAGATGGGTGCCTTCCTGGACAAGCCCAAGGTGGAGAAGCACACAGAGGGGGGCCAAGGCAATGGACTGCGATACGCTCTGGCCAGCATGCAGGGCTGGCGCGTCGAGATGGAGGACGCCCACTGCGCCATGGTGGGCCTGCCCTGCGGCCTGGACCGCTGGAGCTTCTTTGCAGTCTTCGACGGGCACGCGGGCGCCCGTGTGTCGGCCCACTGCGCCCAGAACCTGCTGGATGCCATCATCCAGACGGATGAGTTTGCCCAGACCGTGGCCTCCACCTCAGACGTTGGAGAG GGCGGGGAGGAGCTGGCGGAGCGGGTGGCCACCGGCATCCGCCGGGGCTTTCTCTGCCTCGATGACCAGATGCGCGCTTTACCCGAGGTGGCCTCGGGGGAGGACAAGAGCGGCTCGACGGCCGTCTGTGCTCTCATCTCGCCCAGCCACGTCTACTTCGCCAACTGTGGTGACTCGCGCGCCCTCCTGTGCCGGAACGGCCAACCGGCCTTCACGACCCGTGACCACAAGCCAATCAATCCCGGGGAGAAGGAGCGCATCCAACGGGCTGGCGGGTCTGTTATGATTCAGCGGGTCAATGGCTCCTTGGCGGTCTCGCGAGCCTTGGGAGACTTTGAGTACAAACAG GTGGCTGGAAGGGGCCCCTGCGAGCAGTTGGTGTCACCAGAGCCTGAAGTGACGGTACAGGCGCGGGACACGTCGTCAGATGAGTTCCTGGTGCTCGCGTGCGACGGCATCTGGGACGTGATGAGCAACGAAGAGCTGTGCCACTTTGTACACCACCAGCTCTGCATCTCGCACAACCTTGAAGAGCTCTGCGCTGCCGTCATTGACATCTGCCTCTACCGG GGGAGTAAGGACAACATGAGCATTGTCCTTGTGCTGTTTCCCGGTGCTCCATCGGTGAGTGACGAGGCACTGCAACATGACCGCGAACTGAATCAGCTCATTGAGAAGAGGATCACAG AGATAGTTTCGGAGGGCTCTGACGCAGAGCTGAACAACATCATCCAGGCACTTGCTGAGGAAGACCTGCCCGGCCTCCCTCCCGGTGGAGGAATTCTCGCCAA GAGGAGTTTCATCGAGGAAGTGTACAGCAAGTTAAAACCCCCGTCCACGTCATCAGAGTCG GTGAAGAGCCAGTCACAGGATTGTGAACAAGCAGAGGAAGCAGCAAACCATTGA